In the genome of Achromobacter sp. MFA1 R4, the window GCGCATCCGCTCTGGATGCTGTCCTTCCTGGTGCTGACCGCCGTGACGTTCAGCCTGTTCGGCTTCATCATCGGGATCTGGGCCGACGGCTTTGAAAAGCTGCAGATCATTCCGCTCATGATCATCACGCCGCTGACCTTCCTGGGCGGCACGTTCTATTCCATCAACATGCTGCCGCCGTTCTGGCAGACCGTCACGCTGTTCAATCCGGTCGTGTACCTGGTCAGCGGCTTTCGCTGGGCATTCTTTGGCGTCTCCGACGTCAGCGTCGAGATCAGCGTGGGCATGACGGTGGCGTTCCTGCTGGCCTGCCTGGTGGGCGTGCGCTGGATCTTCAAGACGGGCTATCGGCTCAAGACCTGAAGGGTCAAGACCTGCGGCGTCAAGACCCGCGGCGTGAGGCCTGAGCGCACCGCGCCGCGCTCAGGCCGCCTGCGTCGCCGGTCTCACCGCCGCGCGGCGCGCCAGCCCGCCGAATGCGTCCAGCAGCCGCTCGCGCCAGGCGTACACCGGGTCGTCCGCGTCCAGCAGCGCCAAGGGGCTGGTGCAACGGGCCCACATGAACATCCCGAAGACCGAATAATCCGCGTAGCCGGGCGCGCTGCCCGCCAGATAGGGCTGCTTGCCCAGCGTCTGGCGCAGGGGCAGCAGCGCGGCGCGCAGCTCGGCGATGCGGTCCGCGTAGCCGGCCGGCAGGTCTTCAAGCCGGCCGAATCGCTTCTCGCGCGTCGCACGGAAATAGTCCTTGTCCTTGTCGTGGATCAGGCCGTGGATCTCGGGCAGCAGCAGGCGTGCCAGCACGGGCACCAGCGTGGTGTCGGCCCACGCATTCACGAACTGACTGAGCGGGCGGGCGTGATCGCCGCCAAAGAGCGAGGGCCGCTCAGGAAACGTGTCTTCGAGGTAGCAGGCGATCTGCCAGGAGTCGCTCACGACGTGCTCGCCGTGAACCAGCACCGGCACGAGCTTTTGGCCGGAGAAGCCGATGGCTTCCTTTTCGGTGAAACGCCAGGGGATGGTCTCGGCGGTCAGGCCCTTGTGGGCCAGCGCCATGTGCGTCTTCCAGCAATGCGGGCTGAAGCGCAACGCGGCATCCGCGCCGGCCAGATCGTAGAGGGTGAGTTCCGGGGTCAAGTTGCGGTGCTCCTGGAGGGCGTCCAAACAAGGGTCTGGCGCCTAGGATAACCGCTCGGCCATCGCCGGCAAACGCGTCCCGCCCTGGGCGAGGCGCCGCGTACCCCGGGCAGGCGGTCGCGTCGCCTTGCCGCGGCGGGGCACACGGCGGCGTGTGCAGGCCGCTTAGCGACGCGCGGGCGTGCCCGGGCCCATCTTCATGAGCCGCTCACGAAGCTGCGGGTCCTGCTGCACGGCCTGTCCGATGCCGTTGAACTCTTCGACGGTCAGGCCGTCGGCGCGAACCAGCTGCACCATCTTTGCGTCCGCTTCCTGGACGACCTTCTGCTTGGCGTCGTCGGTCTTGGCGGCATCGACCTTGGGGCGGTACTCGTTGACGACGCCCGAGATTTTCTGCGAAGCCGAGGCGAACTTCTGCAATTGCTGGTCCGTGGGCTGCCGCACGGCGGGGGCCATGCCGGGTTGAGCCTGGGTCTGCGCCTGGCTCTGCGCCTGGGGCTGGCTGGCCTGCTGGGCCAGGGCAGGGGCACCGGACAGCGCCGTCGTCAGGATGGCGGCGGACAGGAATCCATAGGTGGAACGCTGCATGAAATCTCCTAGTTCCGGTTGAAAGTCCGACCATGATGACGAGCGGGGCGGGACGGGCACAAGTTTCGCGATGTGTTTTCCTGTGTCGCTAGGCCACCATTTGCCGGGCAAGCCCTTGCAGGGCGGCCCCAGGACACGCGTCCGAAACGTTTTGCGCGGTTTGGTAGTCGCTGCTGGCGGCGATGTGTCCGCAGGTTTATGCGAAAAGGGCGGCTAGAGCGCGATCATGCCGATCATCACGAGGATCAGCAGCAGCACGTAGACGCGTGCGTGCAGGCGGTCGGCAATGCGCGGAATCAACGGCGCGGCCAGCCGGATGCCGGCCAGCGATCCCAGCGCCAGCGCAGCGAAAGCCAGCAGGTCCACATAGCCCACGATCCATGGCGGCAGCGCCTGCGGCGCCTGGCGCGCCGCAGCCAGGTAGGCAAGCGTGCCCGCGAGCGCGACCGGCAGGGTCAGCGGGTTGGCCATGGCGGCGGCCTTGGCCATCGGCAAGCCGCGCCGGCGCAGCAATGGAACGGTCATGACGCTGCCGCCCACGCCCAGGAAGGCGGCAATCGCCCCGATGCCCAGGCCGCCGGCCATCGTGGCCGCACGGCCCAGCGCACGGGGCGCCGCGCCAGCGCCTTGCGACATGAAGCCCTGGCGCAACAGGCAATCCAGGATCGTCACGCCCAGGTAGGCGATGAAGGCATGGCGCACGAAGCCGCCATCGACGCGGGTGGCGGCCAACGCGCCCAGCAGGGCGCCCGCCGCGATGTAGCCCGCCAGCGGCCACACATAGTCGCGAACGATGTTGCCCGCGCGCAGGTGCCTGTGCGTGGCAGACGCCGAACTGACGATCATGACGCATGTGGAGGTCGCCACGGCGATGTGCATCGCTGATTGGCCAATTGCGTCATCCGCGCCATGCATGGCCGTCAGCAGCCCGTACAGCGCGGGCACCACCACGAAGCCGCCGCCAAAGCCGAAGAGCACCGTGGTGATGCCGCAAAGGCCGCCAATCAAGACCAACGCCAGATAGAACATGCCGCCATTCCTTGCAGGAAAGCCGCCACGATAGGGGCGCCGCGCCTGGCCCGCTTTCGAGGATGGGACAATGATGTTTTCGTTTCGGCCAAGCCGCCGCCTTGCGAACGCGGCATGCACCATGCGCAACACCCATATCGACCGGCACGACGGCCTCGCCCGTCCGGTGGTCGCGATCGGCAACGACTATCCCCGGGGAGAACTGCTGCCCGACCACGCCCATCGGCGGGCGCAGTTGCTCTACGGCGCCACCGGCGTCATGCACGTGGCCACGCGCGACGGCAATTGGGTGGTTCCGCCGCAACGCGCCGTCTGGATTCCGGCAGGCGTGACGCATCGGGTCCGCATGCTGGGCGTCAGTACGCGCAGCGCCTATATCGAACCGGGCGCGGCGCGCGCGGGCAGCAAGTCCTGCGAGGTGATCGAGGTGTCGCCGCTGCTGCGCGCGCTGCTGCTGGAGGCCGTGGACATGCCCGCCGCCTATGACCCGCGGGGCCGCGACGGGGCGCTGGCTGCCTTGCTGTTGCACGAGGTCGAGCGCGCGGCGGTGCTGCCGCTGCATATCCCCTTGCCGCGCGACAAGCGGCTTGCGCCGCTATGCCGCGCTTTCATCGCCGCGCCCGATGCGCGCCTGCCGCCGCAGGCGTGGGCGGACCGCCTGCACATGAGCGCGCGTACGTTCAGCCGGACCTTCCGGCGGCTGACGGGCATGGCGTATTCCGAATGGCGCCAGCGCGCCTGCGTGGCGCTGGCCCTGGCCCGTCTGGCAGCCGGGGAGCCGGTCACGGCGATCGCGCTGGACTTCGGGTATCAGAGCCCCGCGGCGTTTTCCACGATGTTCCGGCGCGTGCTGGGCCGGCCGCCGAAGGAATACCTGCGTCAGGGATAGGCTGACGGGATAGGCGAACGCGCGGTGGACGGCGTCGCCGAGCGTGTCCCCGACGTCCGCCGGATGCGGCGGCCGCGCGTCAGGCGGCGTACCAGAAGACCGCGAAGAAGTGGCAGACCGTGCCCGCCAGCACGAACAGATGCCAGATGAAATGGCTGTAGCGCCAGCGGTTGTCGAACACGAAGAACACCACGCCGCCCGTGTAGGCCAGGCCGCCCGCCACCAGCCACCACAGGCCGCCCGAGGGCACCCGCTCCAGCAAGGGCTTGACGGCGATCACGACGATCCAGCCCATCGCCAGGTACAGCCCGGTGGACAGCGCAGGCCGGTTGAGCCGCTTGCTGGCCTTCAGGCCCACGCCCAGCAGGGCCAGCCCCCAGACCAATCCGAACAGCGTCCAGCCCCAGGGCCCGCGCAACGCGCCCAGCGCAAACGGCGTGTAGGTCCCGGCGATGAGCAGGTAGATGGCCGAGTGGTCCAGCACGTTGAAGATCTGCTTGGCGCGGCAGCGGGGCAGCGCGTGATAGATGGCGGACGCCAGGTACAGCAGGCACATCGAGGCCGCGAACACCGCGGCGCCGGCGATGAAGGCCGCATCGCCCTGGCGCGCGGCGGCCGCGATGAGGAGCGGCGTGCCGGCCAGCGCGCCGGCGGCGCCCAGCCCGTGGCTGATGCTGTTGGCGATTTCTTCGCCCAGGGTCTGGGGACGGTCGTTGGGAAACATATCGGCGCCTGCTTGGAACAAGTCGTCCACCATAGGCCTTTTGCCGCGGGCGCTCAAGGGCGCGCGCGGCATGGCGCCGACGGATGCGGCGCGGGTTTGATCTGGTGCAAACGGCGCGGGCCGTGACCGTCCGTTCACGGGGCGGCCGACTAGTTACTCTGTGATACATTTAACACGCGAACGACCTGGCGGCCGGCCTGGCGGACAGCCGCGCGGACCGCCGTGGCAGAGACGGCGCCCGGGCTGCATCGCCGGCGTGGCGCCCACATCCGGCGCCAGGCATCCGCCTTGCGGAGCGGCCTGGCCGCGACGACTGCCGTCCGGCGCCGCGCCCCTTGGCCCGCCGGGCCGTGCGGCAAACAGCATCTACCGAACAGGCCCCAGCCATGGCGCGCAGTTTCAGCAGTCTGTTTTTCAAAGCGGCAAAAAAGATCTCGCGCCTGCAGCGCGCGGCGATGCGCATGGCCACGCCCAAGCCGCCGCGCAAGCGCGCGACGACGGCGCGCAAGGCGGCCAAGGCAGTCAAAGCAGTCAAAGCAGTCAAGACGGCCCGTGCGCCCGGGGCGGGGCGGGCGGCAGTGCCCGCCGCGGCCGCGCTGGGCGCCGGGCGTTGGGAAGCCTCGCGCCAATTCTCCGACGGCGCGGGACGCCGTTTGGCCTTCGCCCGCTATACCCCTGTGACGGAAACGCCCGGCGGCCGGCCGCTGGTCGTGATGCTGCACGGTTGCCGGCAGACGTCGTCGGCGTTCGCGCAAGGGTCGCGCATGAACCAGTGGGCAGACGCCGGCGGTTTCATGGTGCTGTATCCGCAGCAGTCCTTGACGCGCCAGGTGCAGCGCTGCTGGCGCTGGTTTCAGCCGAACGACGATCACGGCGGCGCCGAGGCCGACCTGATCGCGGCCATGATCCGCAACGAGGTCGAGCGCCATGGCCTGGACCCCGAGCGGGTCTACGTGGCGGGCCTGTCGGCCGGCGCGGGCATGGCCGCGCTGGTCGCCTTGCGGCATCCCCGCCTGATCGCGGCTGTGGCCATGCACTCGGGGCCGGTCGTGGGCGATGCGCACAGCGCGGCGGGCGGGATCGGCACGATGCGCCGGGGCAGCATCAAGCCCTTGGTGCCGCTGTTGGCGTCGGTGGCGGACCCCGCCGTGTTCCAGCTCGGCATGCCCGCGCTGATCCTGCACGGCCAGCTCGATCCGGCCGTCGCCCCGCGCAATGCGAAGCAGCTGTTCGAGCAGTTCCGCGCCGTGAATGTTCCTGACCCGCATGTCTTGCCAATCGAGCGGGTGATGGGGTTGGGGACGGAAAAGGCCTACCGCCGGGTGGATCTGATGCGCGGCCGCAAGACGGTGCTGCGCCTGTGCGAGATCACGCGGCTGGAGCATGCGTGGAGCGGCGGCGACCCCGCCGTGCGGTATCACGCGCGTACCGGGCCGGATGCCTCCGCGCTGGTGTGGCGGTTCTTCCAGACCCAGCGCCGCGTGGGCGCGGCGGTCACGGCGGGTGCAGGAATGCCAGGGTGACGGGGTCAGGGTCAAGGGCTTTCCCGCCGGCGCCCGAACGGCCCGGCCCATTGTTCGGACGCGAAGAAAGGTCATGTCGACCCCGCCGGTGGCCAGCGAGCCCTGGGGCGGCGTAAGATCGCGGCAGTCCCGCGGCGTCCGGAGCGCGGCGCGCCGGGCCCATCACCCTGACGGAAATCATCGCCATGCCCCTGTCCATGTACCAGGCGTCCGTGCCTGTCTTTCTCCGCGGCCTGAATGTGCTGGCGGCGCTGCTCGAAAAAGCCGCCGCGCACGCGCAGGCCGCGGGCATCGATCCTGCCCAGCTCGTGAACGCGCGCCTCGCGCCCGACATGTATCCGCTGTCGGGCCAGATCCAGCGCGCGAGCGACGCCGCGAAATTCGCCGCGCAGCGGTTATCGCAGGGCGAGGCCCCGAAGTTTCCGGACAACGAGACCACGCTTGCACAACTGCAGCAGCGCATCGCCGACACGGTCGCCTACCTGCAAAGCGTGACGCCGGAACAGATCGAGGGCGCCGAAGGCCGCCGCATCACGCTGAGCTTCGGCGAATTCAAGCCCGAGTTCCAGGGCGACGACTACCTGCTGACGTTCGCGCTGCCGAACTTCTACTTCCACGTGACGACCGCCTACGGCATCCTGCGCCAGGCGGGCGTGCCGATCGGCAAGCTGGATTTCCTGGGCGCGTATCCGCAACCCGCGCCCAAGTAGCGGACCCTGGGGCGGCCGGTCGGCGCGCGCCGCCTGGCCGGGCCGCTCCGCATTCTTTTATCGCTTGGCCGGGTCGCCGCAGCCTTCCATTGCGCCCATCTTCGCCATGTTCTGCTGGATTTCCTCGGGCGTGAGGTCCTGCTTGTGGGTGGCGATCGACCAGCGGTGGCCAAACGGATCCACCACCTGCCCATAGCGGTCGCCCCAGAACATGTCGGCCGCGGGCATCGTCACCTGCGCGCCGGCGGCAACAGCCTGCGCGATGGCGGCGTCCGCGTCGGGCACGTACAGGTGCAGGACGGCGGGCGTGCCCTTGAGCGCCTTCGGCCCCAGGCTGCCCCATTCCGGAAAATCATCCATCAGCATGAGGACCGAGTCGCCGATGCGCACGGCCGCGTGCATGATCTTGCCGTTGGGGCCGGGCAGCCGCATGAGCTCCTCGGCGTTGAACGCTTCCTTGTAGAAGGCGAGGGCGTCGGACGCGCCCTCGCACACGATGTGCGGCGTCAGCGTGTGCATGCCGTCGGGGATGGGCTTGACTGCTTGGGTGGCCATGATGTGTCTCCAGGTTGTCACGCGGCGGCGGCGCTGTGCGCGGCGCGGGCCTTGCGTACGAGTTGTGCTAGTTGCCGACCAGGGTGGCGAATCCGCCCCAGCACATGCGCTTGACGTCGAACACGCCTTCGCAGCACATGTCCGCCAGGCGCGGGTCGGCCATGACTTTGGCGTTGATCCGGTTGCGGTCGTCCTTGCTGGGATACAGGATCCAGGCGAACACCACGACCTCGCCCTCGCGCGCGCCGGCCGCCGCGCTGAACGACGCAAAGCCTTCGCCGTCGATGTCGTCGGCCACGCCTTCGCGGTAGTCCAGCGCGCCGTGTTCGCGCCAGATGCCCTCGGCTTGCTGCGCCATTTTCTTGTACGTCTCCAGGTTGGCCTTGGGTACGCACAGCAGGAAACCGTCTATGTACTTGTCCATCGATCACTCCTCACGTCCGTGTTGTTCTGGTTCGAGCCGGGACGCCCGCAAGCCGTCCGGGCCGCCGTCCGGATTTCTGGACCGGCTGGTGCCACTGTATCGGGATCGGCGCCGCTTTCAGATAGGAGATTGCGACAATCTTGCGGGTGGATTGCGTCAGCCTGCGGCGGTATGCTTGGCGACATGAAAAACGTCGCGTTCCTGCTGCCACAAGGGGCCAATATTGCGTCCCTGGAAACCGCGCGCCACGGATTCATGGTGGCCAACGAATACCTGCGCGCCCATGGCCGCGAGCCGCGCTTTCACGTGCGCACGCTGGCCCTGACGCGCGAGGTCAGCCTGGACGAAGGACGCATCAAGGTGGTGGCCGACATGGTGCTGGCCGACGCCACCGACATCGACATCTGCATCGCGCCGCCGCTGCTGGGGTCGGTGTCGGACGCCGTGCTGTCCAATCGCGAACTCATCGAATGGCTGTCGCGCCATCACCGCAACGGGGGCGAGGTCGCCAGCCTCTGCGTTGGCGCCGCGCTGCTCGCGGCGGGCGGCGTGCTCGACGGCCAGCAGGCGGTCGTGCATTGGGTGGCGCAGAACCTCTATGCCAGCCTGTTTCCCTCGGTGCAGTGGACCAGCGACCGCGTGGTGCTGGCCGAAAACGGGGTCTACACCAGCGGGGGCGCGTTTTCGGCGGCGCACCTGGTGCTGCACCTGGTCGAGAAATACACCGACCGCGACACCGCGATCTGGTGCGCCAAGTACTTCCAGCTGGACTGGAGCCGCCAGAGCCAACTGCCGTTTTCCGTCTTCATGGGCCAGAAGTCGCATGCCGATGACATCGTGCGCGCGGTGCAGGAATACATCGAAGGCCGCTATCCGGAAAAGATCACGGTCGAGGAACTTGCCGGCCGCCACGCCCTGGGCCGCCGCACGCTGGAACGCCGGTTCCGCCAGGCCACGGGCAACAGCATCGTCGAATACCTGCAGCGCGTGCGCGTCGAAGCCGCCAAGCAGCGGCTGGAGACCTCGCGCAAGAGCGTCGCAGAGGTCATGTACGAGGTCGGCTACAACGACACCAAGGCCTTTCGCGACATCTTCAACAAGTACTGCGGCATGTCGCCGGTGGGCTATCGCGAACGCTACCAATAGCCGCGACGGTTCAGCCCTGGTAGCGGTAAACGCGCGTGTCGCGCATCACGAAGCCGGCCGACTCATACAGGTGGTGCGCCGACAGCCGTCCCGGATTGGAGGTCAGGTCCAGCGTGCGGGCCTTCAGTTCGCGGCTCTTGGCAATGGCCGCGCGCGTCAGCGCCATGCCAACCTTCAGCCCGCGCGCCTGCGTGTCCACCACCACATCCTCGATCCATGCGCGCACGCCTGTGGGAATGCGAAAGTGCACCAGCGTCAGCGTGCCCACGATGCGCCGGTCAGGTCCCATCGTGGCGATGAACAGGTGATTGCACGGGGCATGAATGATTTCATCCAGGTCCGCTTTGGACAGGGGCGGCGCGCTCTGTGACAACTGGGGCAGCAGGCGCGCGAACGCCTGCACCAGGCTGTCGTCCGCCTGCGTCGCCAGCGCGACGTCCACGCCATTTTCCAAGGGTTTCATGCGGGGTCTCCCAGTGCTGCACCGCGCGGTGCGGGACGTTGTGCCGATCTTAGCAATGTCACCGTGGCGCGCAGGCAGACGGTTGTCTTTGTCCGAGCGCAAACAATCGCCACGTAAATGTTTGCTAAATGTGTCAGGAACAATACACTAGGGTTTTCCCTTGTTCGATGACCTATGACATTTCCGTGTGCTGGCGCTGTGCCTGATTGCACGGCGATGACGGGAGATCGACGCTCCTGGACGAAAGACCCCATGAAGACCCTCCGCACCTATTTCGTCAACCTGGCCATCGGCTCGCGCCTGGCCCTGGGCTTTGGCGCCGTGCTGGCGTTGTTGCTGGCCCTGGCCGGCGTTTCGCACTACGAACTCACACGCATCGGCAACATCAACCGCACGATCACCCAGGAGACCTGGATCAAGGCCAGCGCCATCTCGACGGTCGACGTGACGACGCGCGCCAATGCGCGGCTCAACCTGGAACTGTTCGTCAACGCGAATCCGGCGGCCGCCGACAAGTTGTTCCAGCAGATCGACGCCAACCGCCAGCGCATCGACGAGGCGCTGGCCACGCTGCGCCCCTTGATGAAGACGCCGGACGCCAGCGACCGGCTGCGCACGCTGGAAGCGGCGCGGGGCCGCTACGTGAAGTCGTTCCAGTCAGTGGGCGCGATGCTGCGCGGCGGCGAACGCGAGGCCGCCCGCCAGCGCCTGCTGCAGGAGACCCTGCCCACCCTGGACAGCCTGCAGGATCACATCATCGCGCTGTCGCGCCAGCAGTCCGCCGACATGGACGAAGCCGGCCTCGCCGGCCGCGCGGTCATCGAGGAGGCCGAGCGCCTGAACCTCGCGCTGTCGGGCCTTGCGCTGGCGTTGGGCGCCTTGTTTGCGTGGCAGGTCAGCCGTTCGATCACCCGTCCGCTCGCGCGCGCGGTCAAGGCAGCCGAAACCGTGGCGGGGGGCGACCTGGGCCAGCGCATCGAGGCCGGTTCCAAGGATGAGACCGGGCGCCTGCTCCATGCGCTGCAGGACATGCAGGACAGGCTGGCGGGCGCGGTGCGCGCCATCAGGAATGGGTCTGAAACGATCTCCAGCGCCTCGGGCCAGATCGCCGCGGGCAATGCCGACCTCTCCAGCCGCACGGAAGAACAGGCGGCATCGCTGGAAGAGACGGCGGCCTCGATGGAGGAACTGGCTTCCACCGTGAAGCAGAACGCCGACAACGCCCGCCAGGCCAACCAGCTTGCGGCCAGCGCATCAGAAATCGCCGTGCGCGGGGGCGCCGCGGTGTCCGCCGTGGTGGGCACCATGCAGGACATTTCGGCCAGTTCGCACAAGATCTCCGACATCGTGTCCGTGATCGACGGCATCGCGTTCCAGACCAACATCCTCGCGCTCAATGCGGCGGTCGAAGCGGCCCGCGCGGGCGAGCAGGGCAAGGGCTTCGCGGTCGTGGCGGGCGAGGTCCGCTCGCTGGCCCAGCGCAGCGCCCAGGCCGCGCGCGAGGTCAAGGCCCTGATCGAGGAGTCCGCCGGCAAGGTGGGCGAGGGCGCACGCCAGGTCGAAGGCGCCGGCGCGACCATGCAGGAGATCGTCACGGCCGTCCGGCATGTGACCGACATCATGGGTGAGATCGCGGCCGCATCGCACGAACAGGCCAGCGGCATCGACCAGGTGAACCGCGCCGTCGCGCAGATGGACGAGGTGACGCAGCAGAATGCGGCCCTGGTCGAAGAAGCGGCCGCCGCCGCGGGCTCCATGCAGGACCAGGCCCGCGAACTGGTGCGGGCGGTGGGGGTGTTCCGGCTGGCCGAGGATGGCGCGCGGCGCGGGCAGGACGCGGCGCCGCTGCGCGCGCCCGGCACGCTGAGGCTGGCGTAGGCGGGCTATTTGCCGCAGGCGGCCTGCAATGCCTTCATCTGCGGGCTGCCGTCGGGAAAGCGCACGAATTGCACCTGGCTTTCGTCCAGGCCTTCGTCCTTGATGGCGGCGACCAGGCTTTCGTCCATGTAGTAGCTGGTCGTCGGCAAAAAGCCCACGCGCGACTGGCGGCAATTGAACAGCACGTCCGTCACCGACCGGTTGAAGCGGCCGCGTCCCTTGTCCGCGCCGGGAATGGTCTGGGCGGCGGTGTAGCGCAGTTCCATCTTGCCCCTGGCGTTGCCGGACGCCTGCCGGCTGTCGGGCAGGGCGCCGATCCGGATGGAAACGTTGGGGTGGTCCGGCCGCGGCGGCACGTCGAACCATTGCTGCGCCTGCGCGCCCGCGCTGGCCAATAGCGTGGCCGTGGCGGCGAACGCAGCCATTGCGGGCAGCAGGCGGCGGGCGTTCAGACCCGGGAGGCCGGGAGGGCGAGCAAAAACGGCAAACGGTAGGCGCA includes:
- a CDS encoding helix-turn-helix domain-containing protein, with protein sequence MRNTHIDRHDGLARPVVAIGNDYPRGELLPDHAHRRAQLLYGATGVMHVATRDGNWVVPPQRAVWIPAGVTHRVRMLGVSTRSAYIEPGAARAGSKSCEVIEVSPLLRALLLEAVDMPAAYDPRGRDGALAALLLHEVERAAVLPLHIPLPRDKRLAPLCRAFIAAPDARLPPQAWADRLHMSARTFSRTFRRLTGMAYSEWRQRACVALALARLAAGEPVTAIALDFGYQSPAAFSTMFRRVLGRPPKEYLRQG
- a CDS encoding sulfite exporter TauE/SafE family protein, which gives rise to MFYLALVLIGGLCGITTVLFGFGGGFVVVPALYGLLTAMHGADDAIGQSAMHIAVATSTCVMIVSSASATHRHLRAGNIVRDYVWPLAGYIAAGALLGALAATRVDGGFVRHAFIAYLGVTILDCLLRQGFMSQGAGAAPRALGRAATMAGGLGIGAIAAFLGVGGSVMTVPLLRRRGLPMAKAAAMANPLTLPVALAGTLAYLAAARQAPQALPPWIVGYVDLLAFAALALGSLAGIRLAAPLIPRIADRLHARVYVLLLILVMIGMIAL
- a CDS encoding hemolysin III family protein, which gives rise to MFPNDRPQTLGEEIANSISHGLGAAGALAGTPLLIAAAARQGDAAFIAGAAVFAASMCLLYLASAIYHALPRCRAKQIFNVLDHSAIYLLIAGTYTPFALGALRGPWGWTLFGLVWGLALLGVGLKASKRLNRPALSTGLYLAMGWIVVIAVKPLLERVPSGGLWWLVAGGLAYTGGVVFFVFDNRWRYSHFIWHLFVLAGTVCHFFAVFWYAA
- a CDS encoding PHB depolymerase family esterase; this translates as MARSFSSLFFKAAKKISRLQRAAMRMATPKPPRKRATTARKAAKAVKAVKAVKTARAPGAGRAAVPAAAALGAGRWEASRQFSDGAGRRLAFARYTPVTETPGGRPLVVMLHGCRQTSSAFAQGSRMNQWADAGGFMVLYPQQSLTRQVQRCWRWFQPNDDHGGAEADLIAAMIRNEVERHGLDPERVYVAGLSAGAGMAALVALRHPRLIAAVAMHSGPVVGDAHSAAGGIGTMRRGSIKPLVPLLASVADPAVFQLGMPALILHGQLDPAVAPRNAKQLFEQFRAVNVPDPHVLPIERVMGLGTEKAYRRVDLMRGRKTVLRLCEITRLEHAWSGGDPAVRYHARTGPDASALVWRFFQTQRRVGAAVTAGAGMPG
- a CDS encoding glutathione S-transferase family protein; translated protein: MTPELTLYDLAGADAALRFSPHCWKTHMALAHKGLTAETIPWRFTEKEAIGFSGQKLVPVLVHGEHVVSDSWQIACYLEDTFPERPSLFGGDHARPLSQFVNAWADTTLVPVLARLLLPEIHGLIHDKDKDYFRATREKRFGRLEDLPAGYADRIAELRAALLPLRQTLGKQPYLAGSAPGYADYSVFGMFMWARCTSPLALLDADDPVYAWRERLLDAFGGLARRAAVRPATQAA
- a CDS encoding GlxA family transcriptional regulator, which encodes MLGDMKNVAFLLPQGANIASLETARHGFMVANEYLRAHGREPRFHVRTLALTREVSLDEGRIKVVADMVLADATDIDICIAPPLLGSVSDAVLSNRELIEWLSRHHRNGGEVASLCVGAALLAAGGVLDGQQAVVHWVAQNLYASLFPSVQWTSDRVVLAENGVYTSGGAFSAAHLVLHLVEKYTDRDTAIWCAKYFQLDWSRQSQLPFSVFMGQKSHADDIVRAVQEYIEGRYPEKITVEELAGRHALGRRTLERRFRQATGNSIVEYLQRVRVEAAKQRLETSRKSVAEVMYEVGYNDTKAFRDIFNKYCGMSPVGYRERYQ
- a CDS encoding VOC family protein; protein product: MATQAVKPIPDGMHTLTPHIVCEGASDALAFYKEAFNAEELMRLPGPNGKIMHAAVRIGDSVLMLMDDFPEWGSLGPKALKGTPAVLHLYVPDADAAIAQAVAAGAQVTMPAADMFWGDRYGQVVDPFGHRWSIATHKQDLTPEEIQQNMAKMGAMEGCGDPAKR
- a CDS encoding DUF1993 family protein, producing MPLSMYQASVPVFLRGLNVLAALLEKAAAHAQAAGIDPAQLVNARLAPDMYPLSGQIQRASDAAKFAAQRLSQGEAPKFPDNETTLAQLQQRIADTVAYLQSVTPEQIEGAEGRRITLSFGEFKPEFQGDDYLLTFALPNFYFHVTTAYGILRQAGVPIGKLDFLGAYPQPAPK
- a CDS encoding DUF4168 domain-containing protein, whose amino-acid sequence is MQRSTYGFLSAAILTTALSGAPALAQQASQPQAQSQAQTQAQPGMAPAVRQPTDQQLQKFASASQKISGVVNEYRPKVDAAKTDDAKQKVVQEADAKMVQLVRADGLTVEEFNGIGQAVQQDPQLRERLMKMGPGTPARR
- a CDS encoding DUF1428 domain-containing protein, with the protein product MDKYIDGFLLCVPKANLETYKKMAQQAEGIWREHGALDYREGVADDIDGEGFASFSAAAGAREGEVVVFAWILYPSKDDRNRINAKVMADPRLADMCCEGVFDVKRMCWGGFATLVGN
- a CDS encoding methyl-accepting chemotaxis protein, whose amino-acid sequence is MKTLRTYFVNLAIGSRLALGFGAVLALLLALAGVSHYELTRIGNINRTITQETWIKASAISTVDVTTRANARLNLELFVNANPAAADKLFQQIDANRQRIDEALATLRPLMKTPDASDRLRTLEAARGRYVKSFQSVGAMLRGGEREAARQRLLQETLPTLDSLQDHIIALSRQQSADMDEAGLAGRAVIEEAERLNLALSGLALALGALFAWQVSRSITRPLARAVKAAETVAGGDLGQRIEAGSKDETGRLLHALQDMQDRLAGAVRAIRNGSETISSASGQIAAGNADLSSRTEEQAASLEETAASMEELASTVKQNADNARQANQLAASASEIAVRGGAAVSAVVGTMQDISASSHKISDIVSVIDGIAFQTNILALNAAVEAARAGEQGKGFAVVAGEVRSLAQRSAQAAREVKALIEESAGKVGEGARQVEGAGATMQEIVTAVRHVTDIMGEIAAASHEQASGIDQVNRAVAQMDEVTQQNAALVEEAAAAAGSMQDQARELVRAVGVFRLAEDGARRGQDAAPLRAPGTLRLA
- a CDS encoding GNAT family N-acetyltransferase; its protein translation is MKPLENGVDVALATQADDSLVQAFARLLPQLSQSAPPLSKADLDEIIHAPCNHLFIATMGPDRRIVGTLTLVHFRIPTGVRAWIEDVVVDTQARGLKVGMALTRAAIAKSRELKARTLDLTSNPGRLSAHHLYESAGFVMRDTRVYRYQG